A window of Arcobacter acticola genomic DNA:
TAAGCTTTGAGGTTTATGAGGGTAATAAATATGAGGGACATACTTTAGTTGATGTACTTAAAAAGTTTCAAAATAAATTTCAATTAAAAAATAAACCTGTAGTTGTAGCTGATAGAGGAATGCTAAACAATAATAATCTAGTATATCTTGAAAATAATGGATATAAATATATCCTTGCAGCCAAAATAAAAAATATATCAAATGATTTAAAAGAGCAAATATCAAACTTGATATTTTTAAATGATGGAGTAACTCATACACTTAAATTTAATAAAGATATACCATATACTGATGAGAATGACAATAAACAATCCATAAATATCAATCAAAGGTTAGTTCTTTCATATTCAACGGCAAGAGCTAAGAAAGATAAACATAATAGAGATAAAGCACTTGAAAGATTAAAGAAAAAAATTGAATTCTCAAAATCTATCACAAAAAAAGATTTAAAACTATCATACTATGCTAAATATCTTAACATCGATGATCATAAATGTGATATCACTTTTAATATCAATAATCAAAAAGTTGATAATGATTCAAAATTAGATGGTATAAAAGGTTTTATTACAAATGATTTTACACTAACACCAAGTGAAATTATAGAACACTATAATAATCAATATGCAGTAGAACAAGCATTTAGAATATCAAAAACTGATCTTAAAATCAGACCCATATACCATAGGCTAGAAACCAGAATAAAGGCTCATATTCTTATTTCATTTGTATCATACTCAATTTATAAAGAGTTTGATTCAAAACTTAAAGAAAATAATATTAAATTTAAATTCTCACAAAAACTTTTAAGAGATATAATTAAACATATGTTTGCACTTAGAACAAATGGAAAATTAGTCTACTTGAAATTTGATGAAATTCAACAACAAGTTTATAATGCAATTAAAAATAGTTAAAAAGTGTGTGTCCATATGAGAAAGTCAGGAATAGGTAATAAATTTAAAATTGTTCCAAAAAAAGATGACTTATCTCAAAAGTTAGCATTCTTATCATTAGGAGTTGGACTTGGAGAAAAAAGTAG
This region includes:
- a CDS encoding IS1634 family transposase gives rise to the protein MSLHIRQKKNSSGTISIQIIDRVHRKYKVIETIACVKNDLDLQIYLDVANKRLEELRQQMYPTLFDENKNEELIFIELGNNDLIPIGDELIYGKLFERLGCSSVDLDCKRLQMFKNLVVSRLLYPGSKLYLIDYLEYFKKESVDKNAIYRFLDTLYEENLKLQIEKCVFDHTYAKMNQTIAFTFYDVTTLYFESESEDDLRRIGFSKEGKLARPQIQLGLFTTLQGYPLSFEVYEGNKYEGHTLVDVLKKFQNKFQLKNKPVVVADRGMLNNNNLVYLENNGYKYILAAKIKNISNDLKEQISNLIFLNDGVTHTLKFNKDIPYTDENDNKQSININQRLVLSYSTARAKKDKHNRDKALERLKKKIEFSKSITKKDLKLSYYAKYLNIDDHKCDITFNINNQKVDNDSKLDGIKGFITNDFTLTPSEIIEHYNNQYAVEQAFRISKTDLKIRPIYHRLETRIKAHILISFVSYSIYKEFDSKLKENNIKFKFSQKLLRDIIKHMFALRTNGKLVYLKFDEIQQQVYNAIKNS